The genomic segment TTCACCCATTTGTTCAACGCCATGACCGGCTTCCAGGCGCGCGCGCCCGGCATGGTTGGCGCGGCGCTGGCGCATGCGCGCTACTCGGAACTGATTCCCGATTTGCTGCATGTGCATTCGGGGGCGATCAAGGCAGCATTGCGCGCTATTCCCAGGTTGTACTGCGTGACCGACTCAACCGCCGCCACCGGCATGCCGGACGGCGACTACATGCTGGGCCGTCAGCATGTGCACAAATGCATGGGCGGCGTCAGGCTGGCCGACGGTACCTTGGCCGGCAGCACGCTGACCATGGACCAGGCCTTGCGCAACCTGGTCGGCCTCGGCCTTGATCTGGCGGATGCGTCGCACCGCGTCTCGACGTATGCCGCCGATCATCTTGGCTTGCCGGAGCGAGGCCGTCTGGTGCATGGCTGTCACGCCGACCTGGTGGTGCTGGACCGGCAACTTAATTTAACCGCGGTATATGTAGAGGGAGAACAGATTGGTCACAGAGAAGTTTAGTTCGCTGATGTTGCAGGAAGCGTGTTCGGCTGCCGAGCATGTAGCTTTACAACTGACACGAGACGGCGACAGCTATGCAGCACTCGGCGCTCGCCTGCGCGCAGCGCAACCGGGCAACGTGCTGACTGTCGCACGCGGCAGTTCCGATCATGCCGCCAGTTATTGCGCCTACCTGATCATGGCGCGTCTTGGCCGCATCGTGGCCTCGCTGCCGATGTCGCTGGTGACGCTGTACCGGTCGCCGCTGGTGACCCGCGATGCGCTGGCGATTGCCATTTCCCAATCCGGCCAAAGCCCGGACGTGATCGAACCGATTCGTTATTTCCGCGAAGGCGGCGCAACGACGGTGGCGCTGGTGAACGATGCTGCTTCGCCGCTGGCCGGCAGCGCCGAATGGACATTGCCGCTGCACGCAGGGCCAGAATTGAGCGTGGCGGCGACCAAGAGTTTCATCACCAGCCTGGTGGCCGCAGCACGACTGGTGGCGCATTGGCAGGACGACGCCGAATTTCTGGCGCAGATCGAAGCCTTGCCGGCGGCACTGCGCGCGGCCACCGAAGTGGATTGGTCAGCAGCGATTGAAGTATTGGCGCCAGCCTCCAGAATCATGGTGGTAGGACGCGGCGCCAGCTTTCCGGTGGCGCTGGAAGCGGCCCTCAAGTTCAAGGAAACTTCGGTGCTGCAAGCAGAAGCGTTTAGCGGCGCCGAGATCAAGCATGGCCCGATGGCGTTGATTGACGAAGGTTATCCCTTGTTGATTTTTGCAACCCGCGGACCGACCCAGGCCAGCCTGCTCAAGCTGGCGGAAGAAATGCGCGGCCGTGGCGCACGCGTGTTGCTGGCGGCGCCGGCCGATGTGAGCGAGCGCGACCTGACATTGCCGGTTGGGTCGACGCCGGATCTGGATCCGATTGTCGCCATTCAAGCCTTCTATGTGATGGCCGCCAACCTGTCGATTGCGCGTGGACTGGATCCCGACAAGCCGCGTCACCTCAGCAAAGTGACCAAGACTAACTGATTGATGCCGGCGCGGGCTATTGCGCCGGATAGATGGAGCAGCAAGATGAGTAGCAAGCTAGAGCACACCACCACGCGCCAGATCGCCGGGCAGTTGATCATGATTCGCATGCCGGGCACGGTGCTGGATGCGGAGACTGCGCAGTTTCTACGCGATAACCATATCCGCGCAGTGTGCCTGTTCCGTCAGAACATGGTCAATGCCGAACAGCTGAGCAAGCTGACTGCCGATTTGCGTGCGGTGATGGGACCGCACGCGCTGATCGGCATCGACCAGGAAGGTGGCGCGGTAGTGCGCGCAACCTGGCTGCCGTCACCGCCGGCGGCAATGTCTCTGGGGGCAAGCAATGACGTGGCGTTGGCGCACACGGTCGGCGCGGCAGTGGCGCGTGGCATCAGGTCGCTCGGTTTTAACTGGAATTTTGCACCGGTGCTGGACTTGAACAACAATCCGGCCAATCCGGTGATCGGCGAGCGCTCCTTCGGTTCCGATCCGCAACGCGCTACCGAGCTGGCGCTGGCATGGATGGAAGGCAGCTTGTCGGAAGGCGTGGCCTGCTGCGTCAAGCATTTTCCCGGTCACGGCGATACCCATGTCGATTCCCATCGCGACCTGCCTACCGTCGATAAGCCGCGCAGCGCGCTGGATGCGCTGGAGCTGGCGCCGTTCAAGGCGGCGCGGCGGGCGCCGGCCATGATGAGTGCGCACATCGTCTATCCGGCGCTGGATGCGGAACATCCAGCCACCTTGTCGCGCAAGATCCTGACCGATCTGTTGCGTACAGAATGGGATTACCGTGGCGTCATCATCACCGATGGCATGGACATGCATGCCATTGCCGGCCGCTACGGCGTCGGCAAAGCCGCCGTGCAAGCACTGGCTGCCGGCGCTGACATG from the Collimonas arenae genome contains:
- a CDS encoding SIS domain-containing protein yields the protein MLQEACSAAEHVALQLTRDGDSYAALGARLRAAQPGNVLTVARGSSDHAASYCAYLIMARLGRIVASLPMSLVTLYRSPLVTRDALAIAISQSGQSPDVIEPIRYFREGGATTVALVNDAASPLAGSAEWTLPLHAGPELSVAATKSFITSLVAAARLVAHWQDDAEFLAQIEALPAALRAATEVDWSAAIEVLAPASRIMVVGRGASFPVALEAALKFKETSVLQAEAFSGAEIKHGPMALIDEGYPLLIFATRGPTQASLLKLAEEMRGRGARVLLAAPADVSERDLTLPVGSTPDLDPIVAIQAFYVMAANLSIARGLDPDKPRHLSKVTKTN
- the nagZ gene encoding beta-N-acetylhexosaminidase; amino-acid sequence: MSSKLEHTTTRQIAGQLIMIRMPGTVLDAETAQFLRDNHIRAVCLFRQNMVNAEQLSKLTADLRAVMGPHALIGIDQEGGAVVRATWLPSPPAAMSLGASNDVALAHTVGAAVARGIRSLGFNWNFAPVLDLNNNPANPVIGERSFGSDPQRATELALAWMEGSLSEGVACCVKHFPGHGDTHVDSHRDLPTVDKPRSALDALELAPFKAARRAPAMMSAHIVYPALDAEHPATLSRKILTDLLRTEWDYRGVIITDGMDMHAIAGRYGVGKAAVQALAAGADMVMALGNRSTQEETLTALTAALSTAEQGSNLDSSNIEARLVRLDSLAVTYPCAAFGYLTEPADQRLMVDAWRRGLTVTGNPQRLADGAKVRLVACADASGDGVAEAGLPASAVADLLARRYDVDLVTFDDAEAFDWAALPDDGRTVILASTTRLRYGARARQSWRPDLHLALWNPFQTLDIAAPALITYGFSVAALDAVGDWLAGTLEAHGKIPLAAMVSSDLQSSQSSQ